CCTGTAGCTTTGTGGACGACGCTCGTGCAATTAATTACTTGTCTGACATCAGTTTTGTTCAGATCTTTGTCTCCAATATACGTATTATTTTCCTAGCTTTATCTTATCAAAGGGGGAAAAATAATGGAGCTAGCGGACCCCATGGAGCAGCTAATGGAGAAGCAACACGTGAACTCATATTTTGCTTTTACTTTTGGGCAATGGCGAGAACCCGATTACTCCAAAAGAAAGAAGCATAACTCGTCTTAAAGTCAACTCGTGGTGGTCATCAACCAACGGTGAATAACACACGGCAACCATCGGGATTGACGTGTGAGTTGAGTCAACGTCTAGGAATATGTTATGTGAGAGATAAGATTAAGAATAGAATGAAGCATGATTCACGCTTACAGTTAAAAGTGCCATGAGAATCAAATACCTTCGATGGCTGCGACGAGCCCCTACTCGAGTCATGACTTCAGTCATGGAGAACTCTGCTTATGGGGACTAAAGTCGTGGCTCGAGTCATCGTCTTGGAGGGATCAGATTTGATCATCCTGTGAAATTTCCACCACCTTAATGGTATTACATATCAAAAATGCCATGAGGCAATGTTGTGGAATTTGACAAGGCAGAAGTTTAATGTAGTTATTACAGTTGTACAGAGCGCAGTTGACCAACCACTAAGTGATGAGAGATGCTCCACCATGTCCAGTCTCCGCCCTCCATGTCAAACAGCTCCCAGTTGAAGCATCAGATCATCACGAGGCCCCAGCTTCAGGTGATCAACAGCCCTGGCTGCATGACTCATAACATGATTCATCTCGCAGAAAGAATTCAGAGAAGAGGCAACAGGGCTCACCTGTAGAGCTTGGCTTCCGAGACCCGAACGGCGATTCCGATTCTTCATAATGCATGTCGGTCACCGAACCTGCACTTATATTTGCTGCTGGGATCGTCTCGGTCAGACTGAATCCAAAAAGCCTACAGCTTTTGATACCATGAGGAAGAGCATTCTCATCATTCTTTGGATCTGCTGAACTATAATGTCCCTTAGCAAACTCATCTACCATGTTACAGGGAACACAAGGCATTTGTTTCTCTGTGCCAAACGAGCTCTTGTCATGCTCATCTGTGGTGGAAACTGCACCAGGGTGTGAAAACTGTGCACTTTCTTGCGGAAACATTGGAACAGAAGTAGGAGTCGATTTCCCAAGGAAGCTGGAATCCTGAAATGATCTTGGCCAACTGCTTCCTATGCCGAGCAAGCGACTTAAGAGCCTAGCACCGCTTTCTGGCAAAGCATTCATCGGAGTACTTTGAAATGTGGGCACCGTTGGatataattcttgaccttgcaagacCTTGCCGAGTGGTACAGATTCTCCAAATCCCTTGTCGGGGAAGTTAAAATGACCAACTGGAATTCCAACATTGTTTCTAATATCGGTGTTTGATATGTCAACACCCTCATAAAGGGTTCTCGAACCCATAACTTCTTGACCTTGCAAGACCTCGAGGAACCTTGCAGATTCCCCCAAGTCAGGATATGCAACTCCATCTGCGGTGGAGGCAAGGGAGATTACTATATGACGAAAAGAAGAGTTCCTCGACAGAGAAATGAAATCCCAGTATACAACTAAGAACTTACTTGGAATTGGATGATCCAGATGGTCCCAAGGATGAAATTTTTTGGTTCTCTTTGGACCAGTTGTTGGTGGAACATATGACAGTGAAATTGAATCTGTTGGCTCGATATCCCAAGGAGATACCCTGTTATCACTAGTTATATCCACCTCATCATCCCATCTCACCTGCCAGTGTAAGCACAATAATTAAGAACAGAAATTGTTTGCTGGCATAATTATTGATTCTATTCGTACTATGAAAACCAATAGCTTTACTGGATTCACTGTATGGTGAATCAGTTCTGGCTGAGCACAGACATTTAGCATCAAGTTCGAACAGATAACTTTGTAAGTTTAAATGTTCAGTAGATGTAAATAGGAAGCTAAACCAGAGGTAagagataaattaattaaaatttgtgTGTGTTATTTGTATCACACCATCAGATAATGGAATAATGCACTATCTTATGGATAACTATAAGCTTTACAAGATTTCAGTCGTAAAACTTTCATTAATTTGAACAAGGAATGTCAGATGCCAAAAAGGTGAACAAAACTGAACTGTCCATACTCATTTTGCCAAAATGACACCAGCTAATTGCTGCATTGGCAACTGCTAGCGTGATCCAAGGAGCAGTTGTCAGAATTTTGTTCCTACCCACCATCGAAGATTATGATATGACTGGAGATGTCCACCACTGAAACAATGTGCAAGTTTTTCTGCATTTACTTTTCAGGAAAATGTATAGTCATACCCCTTTATAGTAGCTCAATATCTCGCTCCCCCTCCAAAGTTGCATTTAATTTGTTTATCAGAAATACACTCTAACTTCAATGTCAGTTCTAGCAATTAGCCATTAAGAACCGAAACTAAATAAGGATCTAAGGGAGTAACACCTAAGATGGTGCAGTAAAATATACGAAGCAACATAAATATTatgacataccaaaagacatttccATTTTGATCCGGGCCACCTAAGAGGGTCCAGCTCACCAGTCCCAGTTATCAATCCTGTGCACCTGTTAATACATATCCACAACTTTTATTTAAGGGACCAATCAAGAGCTAATGTTCTACCAAAATAAGTTGATTCTGACCTTCTGTCTGCAGCATATTCACAGTCAATTATCATTTTAAACCTTGTTCCAATAGAAAATGAATGATTAAAGCTCTTTGTGAACTTCCAATAGGGAATGATGAACTCTGATTTGCCTTCCCTGCAAGGTTCCCAACTTAGTGCAACTTTAACTGGAGATGGCACGAGAGCCGCATTACCTTAATAATTCGTGATGCTAACTGACTCTAGTCAAAGTTAGTATTGCATCTACTGAGAGTCAAATTGAGTGACATATAACCAAGAATCCACAGTTTACTAGCATTACAAGCACAGTTAACTGAAAAAATTTGCATAGTTTCATGCTGAGTGAAGCTATGGCAAGTAAAATCTTCCTCAAAAAATAACTGTGATTCCATCATGAGGTCTTCAATCCCCATGGTGTTCACTAACCTAACATCTTATCAACTACATGCCAACCATATGATGCTTTCAATAATCAAGTAACTATATAAGTTGATAGTTAGCAGTGCCTACATATTGAGCTAAATAAATTCAGTGAGGCTTTCGGGAAAAAGCTGACAAAAAATGTTACATAAACAAGCAAGACTTTTTGCCACTACAGATCTCATTGAATTAATATTGTCAACTGTCTATTTCTAGATTGAGGGTAGTCAAATGACATTAACTTGTAGGAGTTATTTTCAAAACCTCATACCCTGCATATCTAAGCATTGGTGGTTTAAATACAACTTCTGCAATCTCAAGAAACATATACTC
This DNA window, taken from Musa acuminata AAA Group cultivar baxijiao chromosome BXJ3-7, Cavendish_Baxijiao_AAA, whole genome shotgun sequence, encodes the following:
- the LOC135583107 gene encoding auxin response factor 3-like isoform X2 → MEIDLNIIEEEEEEEEEEEERKVAAAACCGGRGSVCMELWHACAGPQIWLPRKGSLVVYFPQGHLEQLGAAGCGGGLVAPRDVPPHVLCRVLDVKLRAEEETDEVYAQLYLVAENKELEQQLQDDEAGEKRQVEESDDLSKAFTTHMFCKTLTASDTSSHGGFSIPRRAAEDCFPPLDYKQPRPSQELAAKDLHGTEWRFRHIYRGQPRRHLLTTGWTAFINKKKLVSGDSVLFLRGNDGELRLGIRRSDQLTRVIHSPFNKKNLGILTDLANAVSARMVFCINYNPREGKSEFIIPYWKFTKSFNHSFSIGTRFKMIIDCEYAADRRCTGLITGTGELDPLRWPGSKWKCLLVRWDDEVDITSDNRVSPWDIEPTDSISLSYVPPTTGPKRTKKFHPWDHLDHPIPNGVAYPDLGESARFLEVLQGQEVMGSRTLYEGVDISNTDIRNNVGIPVGHFNFPDKGFGESVPLGKVLQGQELYPTVPTFQSTPMNALPESGARLLSRLLGIGSSWPRSFQDSSFLGKSTPTSVPMFPQESAQFSHPGAVSTTDEHDKSSFGTEKQMPCVPCNMVDEFAKGHYSSADPKNDENALPHGIKSCRLFGFSLTETIPAANISAGSVTDMHYEESESPFGSRKPSSTARAVDHLKLGPRDDLMLQLGAV
- the LOC135583107 gene encoding auxin response factor 15-like isoform X3, with product MEIDLNIIEEEEEEEEEEEERKVAAAACCGGRGSVCMELWHACAGPQIWLPRKGSLVVYFPQGHLEQLGAAGCGGGLVAPRDVPPHVLCRVLDVKLRAEEETDEVYAQLYLVAENKELEQQLQDDEAGEKRQVEESDDLSKAFTTHMFCKTLTASDTSSHGGFSIPRRAAEDCFPPLDYKQPRPSQELAAKDLHGTEWRFRHIYRGQPRRHLLTTGWTAFINKKKLVSGDSVLFLRGNDGELRLGIRRSDQLTRVIHSPFNKKNLGILTDLANAVSARMVFCINYNPREGKSEFIIPYWKFTKSFNHSFSIGTRFKMIIDCEYAADRRCTGLITGTGELDPLRWPGSKWKCLLVRWDDEVDITSDNRVSPWDIEPTDSISLSYVPPTTGPKRTKKFHPWDHLDHPIPNGVAYPDLGESARFLEVLQGQEVMGSRTLYEGVDISNTDIRNNVGIPVGHFNFPDKGFGESVPLGKVLQGQELYPTVPTFQSTPMNALPESGARLLSRLLGIGSSWPRSFQDSSFLGKSTPTSVPMFPQESAQFSHPGAVSTTDEHDKSSFGTEKQMPCVPCNMVDEFAKGHYSSADPKNDENALPHGIKSCRLFGFSLTETIPAANISAGSVTDMHYEESESPFGSRKPSSTGLLIT
- the LOC135583107 gene encoding auxin response factor 3-like isoform X1, whose translation is MEIDLNIIEEEEEEEEEEEERKVAAAACCGGRGSVCMELWHACAGPQIWLPRKGSLVVYFPQGHLEQLGAAGCGGGLVAPRDVPPHVLCRVLDVKLRAEEETDEVYAQLYLVAENKELEQQLQDDEAGEKRQVEESDDLSKAFTTHMFCKTLTASDTSSHGGFSIPRRAAEDCFPPLDYKQPRPSQELAAKDLHGTEWRFRHIYRGQPRRHLLTTGWTAFINKKKLVSGDSVLFLRGNDGELRLGIRRSDQLTRVIHSPFNKKNLGILTDLANAVSARMVFCINYNPREGKSEFIIPYWKFTKSFNHSFSIGTRFKMIIDCEYAADRRCTGLITGTGELDPLRWPGSKWKCLLVRWDDEVDITSDNRVSPWDIEPTDSISLSYVPPTTGPKRTKKFHPWDHLDHPIPNGVAYPDLGESARFLEVLQGQEVMGSRTLYEGVDISNTDIRNNVGIPVGHFNFPDKGFGESVPLGKVLQGQELYPTVPTFQSTPMNALPESGARLLSRLLGIGSSWPRSFQDSSFLGKSTPTSVPMFPQESAQFSHPGAVSTTDEHDKSSFGTEKQMPCVPCNMVDEFAKGHYSSADPKNDENALPHGIKSCRLFGFSLTETIPAANISAGSVTDMHYEESESPFGSRKPSSTGEPCCLFSEFFLRDESCYESCSQGC